A window of Rhabdothermincola salaria contains these coding sequences:
- a CDS encoding RNA polymerase sigma factor, translating to MGSPEIPTADSTPRRALRLGAAFPEVFDAARANAPWAYQRLFDAFGPLVAGYLRGQGAEDPDSMANDVFLRAFTNLATFHGDEGHFRSWLFTIAHHRLVDDRRRRSRRPDVVDRPIPDQRATTDTTEAVIGQRLGDERVASLLSRLSPDQRDVLVLRIVGDLTVEEVAVAVRKRPGAVKALQRRGLAALRRILEAEDGGAEQDS from the coding sequence ATGGGGAGCCCCGAGATTCCGACGGCCGATTCCACCCCTCGGCGAGCGCTGCGCCTCGGCGCCGCGTTCCCGGAGGTGTTCGACGCAGCCCGCGCCAACGCGCCCTGGGCCTACCAGCGCCTGTTCGACGCGTTCGGCCCCCTCGTCGCCGGGTACCTGAGGGGCCAGGGAGCCGAGGACCCGGACTCCATGGCGAACGACGTCTTCCTGCGAGCGTTCACCAACCTGGCGACGTTCCACGGCGACGAAGGCCACTTTCGGTCGTGGTTGTTCACGATCGCACACCACCGACTCGTGGACGACCGTCGGCGCCGATCGCGCCGTCCAGATGTCGTCGACCGTCCCATCCCGGACCAGCGGGCCACGACCGACACCACCGAGGCGGTCATCGGTCAGCGGTTGGGCGACGAGCGCGTGGCGTCGCTGCTGTCGCGCCTCTCGCCTGACCAGCGCGACGTCCTCGTCCTGAGGATCGTCGGCGACCTGACCGTCGAGGAGGTGGCGGTGGCCGTCCGCAAGCGGCCCGGTGCAGTGAAGGCCCTGCAACGCCGCGGTCTCGCCGCGTTGCGACGGATCCTCGAGGCGGAAGACGGGGGTGCCGAGCAGGATTCGTGA
- a CDS encoding 39S ribosomal protein L45, which translates to MLAPLLDLTRLAMVDLPSLWFRAGGGTGGGFSGGGGFSGGGGFSGGGGFSGGGFSSGSGVGAAGGGLLFFLLFGGGFTAFIIWSVFIAAHRGRGGMPTQPATTTSGAYLAGTDASRQHATTRADLEAGIAQIQAHDPAFDPNLFVNEVNKAFFAIQQAWSERKPDLSRRVMAEQIWQQHRFQIEQYLTANRRNMLDNLAIQNTYLVSANSDEHFDTITVRFFASCADYDVELKDDGSPGKVVRGSRNVEPWTEDWAFQRSSKAVTKPEGGTLDDRCPNCGAPLDLDIAGVCSYCKVAVMSGEYDWVLSRIEQLPSWQYGQATLPR; encoded by the coding sequence GTGCTCGCACCGCTCCTCGATCTGACGCGCCTGGCCATGGTCGACCTGCCGTCGCTGTGGTTCCGCGCCGGTGGGGGCACCGGTGGTGGCTTCTCCGGCGGCGGTGGCTTCTCCGGCGGTGGCGGCTTCTCCGGTGGCGGTGGCTTCTCCGGTGGTGGCTTCTCCAGCGGGTCGGGCGTCGGTGCGGCAGGGGGCGGGTTGTTGTTCTTCCTGCTCTTCGGCGGCGGCTTCACCGCCTTCATCATCTGGTCGGTGTTCATCGCCGCTCACCGGGGCCGCGGCGGCATGCCCACCCAGCCCGCCACCACCACCAGCGGCGCCTACCTGGCCGGCACCGACGCGTCGCGCCAGCACGCCACCACCCGGGCCGACCTCGAGGCCGGCATCGCCCAGATCCAGGCCCACGACCCGGCCTTCGACCCCAACCTGTTCGTCAACGAGGTCAACAAGGCGTTCTTCGCCATCCAGCAGGCCTGGAGCGAGCGCAAGCCCGACCTGTCGCGCCGGGTGATGGCCGAGCAGATCTGGCAGCAGCACCGCTTCCAGATCGAGCAGTACCTCACCGCCAACCGCCGCAACATGCTCGACAACCTGGCCATCCAGAACACCTATCTGGTGTCCGCCAACAGCGACGAGCACTTCGACACCATCACGGTGCGGTTCTTCGCCAGCTGCGCCGACTACGACGTGGAGCTCAAGGACGACGGCAGCCCGGGCAAGGTCGTGCGCGGGTCACGCAACGTCGAGCCGTGGACCGAGGACTGGGCCTTCCAGCGCTCGTCGAAGGCGGTCACCAAGCCCGAGGGCGGCACCCTCGACGACCGGTGCCCCAACTGCGGGGCCCCGCTCGACCTCGACATCGCCGGCGTGTGCAGCTACTGCAAGGTGGCCGTCATGTCCGGCGAGTACGACTGGGTGCTGAGTCGCATCGAACAGCTGCCGAGCTGGCAGTACGGCCAGGCCACCCTGCCGAGATAG
- a CDS encoding SPFH domain-containing protein encodes MAILGRVFIAVPDDKKDQVLFKWPDINLRKGSRLIVEPDMLALFVNKGEVVGTLGPGQHRVEADEIMGLGAVIDWATDGNAYRAELFFVGTREYTSERFGGRIDDVQDPQTGNIVTLGVFGEYSFRVTDPAKLVLNLVGTIDVPDNDHITDWVEQQMVKVMRTEVTRQIVGHNWPVLGLSAYTPEIEQAVIAATNEQIADYGLAVARMGNFDLNLSAEDQATLKKLAKDTAYSRLAGGFQQYAQGEALLGAGEGMAKGGGAGTGAAFLGVGMGMANQMNQPGQGPMPPAAPGFAGGGEGFAAQGAGAGGAASAAGPACTGCGAATPPGAKFCAQCGTPVAQARFCAECGNELVAGAKFCAHCGTAVAEPGGDSPAEASAGAEPTTDTTAPEGDGSETDDTDGEG; translated from the coding sequence GTGGCGATACTCGGCCGGGTCTTCATCGCCGTCCCCGACGACAAGAAGGATCAGGTCCTCTTCAAGTGGCCTGACATCAACCTGCGCAAGGGCAGCCGCCTGATCGTCGAGCCCGACATGCTGGCCCTCTTCGTGAACAAGGGCGAGGTCGTCGGGACGCTCGGGCCGGGCCAGCACCGGGTCGAGGCCGACGAGATCATGGGTCTCGGTGCGGTCATCGACTGGGCCACCGACGGCAACGCCTACCGGGCCGAGCTCTTCTTCGTGGGCACCCGCGAGTACACGAGCGAGCGCTTCGGCGGCCGCATCGACGACGTCCAGGACCCCCAGACCGGCAACATCGTCACGCTCGGGGTGTTCGGTGAGTACAGCTTCCGGGTCACCGACCCCGCCAAGCTGGTGCTCAACCTGGTCGGCACCATCGACGTGCCCGACAACGACCACATCACCGACTGGGTCGAGCAGCAGATGGTCAAGGTGATGCGCACCGAGGTCACCCGCCAGATCGTGGGGCACAACTGGCCGGTGCTCGGGCTCTCGGCCTACACCCCCGAGATCGAGCAGGCTGTCATCGCGGCCACCAACGAACAGATCGCTGACTACGGCCTGGCCGTCGCCCGCATGGGCAACTTCGATCTCAACCTCTCCGCCGAGGACCAGGCCACCCTCAAGAAGCTGGCCAAGGACACCGCCTACAGCCGCCTGGCCGGTGGCTTCCAGCAGTACGCCCAGGGCGAAGCGCTCCTCGGCGCCGGCGAGGGCATGGCCAAGGGCGGCGGGGCCGGCACCGGTGCCGCCTTCCTGGGGGTGGGCATGGGCATGGCCAACCAGATGAACCAGCCCGGGCAGGGACCCATGCCGCCGGCGGCTCCGGGCTTCGCCGGCGGTGGCGAGGGCTTCGCCGCCCAGGGAGCCGGCGCCGGTGGCGCCGCGTCCGCCGCGGGGCCCGCCTGCACCGGGTGCGGGGCGGCCACCCCGCCGGGTGCGAAGTTCTGCGCCCAGTGCGGCACACCCGTGGCCCAGGCCCGGTTCTGCGCCGAGTGCGGCAACGAGCTCGTCGCCGGCGCCAAGTTCTGCGCCCACTGCGGGACCGCGGTGGCCGAGCCGGGAGGCGACTCGCCCGCCGAGGCATCCGCCGGGGCGGAACCGACGACGGACACCACCGCTCCCGAGGGCGACGGGTCCGAGACCGACGACACCGACGGAGAGGGCTGA
- a CDS encoding amidohydrolase family protein codes for MTTGGPPPLPAPFDPGRRRFLVLGGTAALAAAVAATGCSPFGGDESSTTVSVTEPIRPIPPSMPGAEPPPPAGFVFDTVIKGGRVIDPDSGFDTIADVGITGDRITSISLEPLQGTTTLDATGKVVAPGFVDLLSYEPNSFGTWYKIGDGVTTNLGMHGIKAPTDAGQFFAQYGGTSPVHFGGAFSDQWFRETIGIYDTASASQLSRLRDALDQQIDAGFIGVAIDPEYAPYIDFAEYVALGEVARDAGVPLFTHIRYSSPDPPEANSISAIEEVIRVAEQSGVSLHVDHIPSMATHVMSEAMSLLDDARGQGLDVTGCFYPYTYWGTYLGSARFNGDWQSRFRITYEDLQVAGTSERVTAQTFGTYQAQNKLVVAYAMPQADINAAASASWTMVGSDSIPEPADNNHPRGAGCFARLVGPYVRELGVLSLNDAIAKATIIPTKRVEKVVPLMQRKGRLQMGADADITVFDPATVADRSTVEDPSIMSAGIEQVLVMGGLVKNGDQLDTSLLNGQGIKGEPL; via the coding sequence GTGACGACAGGTGGCCCCCCTCCTCTCCCCGCGCCCTTCGACCCCGGTCGCCGGCGCTTCCTGGTGCTCGGCGGCACGGCCGCCCTGGCGGCCGCCGTGGCCGCCACCGGCTGCAGTCCCTTCGGGGGCGACGAGTCGAGCACCACGGTGAGCGTGACCGAACCGATCCGCCCGATCCCACCGTCGATGCCCGGGGCCGAGCCGCCCCCTCCGGCCGGGTTCGTCTTCGACACGGTCATCAAGGGTGGACGGGTCATCGACCCCGACTCGGGCTTCGACACCATCGCCGACGTCGGGATCACGGGAGACCGCATCACCTCGATCTCCCTCGAGCCCCTGCAGGGCACCACCACCCTCGACGCCACCGGCAAGGTGGTCGCCCCGGGCTTCGTCGACCTGCTCTCCTACGAGCCCAACTCCTTCGGCACCTGGTACAAGATCGGCGACGGGGTCACCACCAACCTCGGGATGCACGGCATCAAGGCCCCCACCGACGCCGGCCAGTTCTTCGCGCAGTACGGGGGCACCAGCCCGGTGCACTTCGGCGGCGCCTTCTCCGACCAGTGGTTCCGCGAGACCATCGGCATCTACGACACGGCCAGCGCATCGCAGCTCTCACGCCTGCGCGATGCCCTCGACCAGCAGATCGACGCCGGCTTCATCGGGGTGGCCATCGACCCGGAGTACGCCCCCTACATCGACTTCGCCGAGTACGTCGCCCTGGGCGAGGTGGCCCGCGACGCGGGCGTGCCGCTGTTCACCCACATCCGCTACTCCAGCCCGGACCCGCCCGAAGCCAACTCCATCTCGGCCATCGAGGAGGTCATCCGCGTCGCCGAGCAGTCCGGCGTGTCGCTCCACGTCGACCACATCCCGTCGATGGCCACGCACGTCATGAGCGAGGCCATGTCCCTGCTCGACGACGCCCGCGGGCAGGGCCTCGACGTGACCGGCTGCTTCTACCCCTACACGTACTGGGGCACCTACCTCGGCTCGGCCCGCTTCAACGGCGACTGGCAGTCCCGCTTCCGGATCACCTACGAGGACCTGCAGGTCGCCGGCACCTCCGAGCGGGTCACCGCCCAGACCTTCGGCACGTACCAGGCCCAGAACAAGCTGGTCGTCGCCTACGCCATGCCCCAGGCGGACATCAACGCCGCCGCGTCGGCCTCGTGGACCATGGTCGGCTCGGACTCCATCCCCGAGCCCGCCGACAACAACCACCCGCGAGGGGCGGGCTGCTTCGCCCGCCTGGTGGGCCCGTACGTCCGAGAGCTGGGGGTGCTGTCGCTCAACGACGCCATCGCCAAGGCCACCATCATCCCCACCAAGCGGGTCGAGAAGGTCGTCCCCCTCATGCAGCGCAAGGGCCGCCTCCAGATGGGGGCCGACGCCGACATCACCGTCTTCGACCCAGCCACGGTCGCCGACAGGTCCACCGTCGAGGATCCGTCGATCATGTCGGCGGGCATCGAGCAGGTCCTCGTCATGGGCGGCCTGGTCAAGAACGGCGACCAGCTCGACACGTCGCTGCTGAACGGCCAGGGCATCAAAGGCGAGCCCCTGTAG
- a CDS encoding TetR/AcrR family transcriptional regulator: MARVTREASVQRRRQLHAATVAELARTGVHDLALTTVADRCGVTTTTIYRRHPTRDDLLDTVMSEVLAPPVGDWLDRLAEGLAEGLDTHRRPPRAPDATVVAAWCQLCVAAAWPSPLSAGMRSVVSPADRTLGGADRDRPAAAALLVGSWLLALGLHRRPPPLTHQLRAAGHHLSSTRSVSASGTGQPDALHHRPTSAPAATSGPLLDERGRRLLLATAEAIDRVGYENVSVNAIARRAGTSTGALYNRFSGKAGLLAACLSAPSPVGSERWGPQVEALRLGPSLDPEVTTAVDAVIGRPLRARARALGAMRRDDPTAFPADIRPAAAAWVAVALPLGRWVVQRVLVPPVASPPVRS; this comes from the coding sequence ATGGCGAGGGTCACCCGGGAGGCCTCGGTGCAGCGGCGGCGCCAGCTGCACGCGGCCACCGTCGCCGAGCTGGCCCGGACCGGCGTCCACGACCTGGCGCTGACGACCGTCGCCGATCGTTGCGGGGTCACCACCACCACGATCTACCGGCGCCATCCCACCCGCGACGACCTCCTCGACACGGTGATGAGCGAGGTCCTCGCGCCCCCCGTCGGTGACTGGCTCGACCGCCTCGCCGAGGGCCTCGCCGAGGGCCTCGACACCCACCGCCGCCCACCCCGAGCCCCCGACGCGACGGTCGTGGCCGCCTGGTGCCAGCTCTGCGTGGCCGCCGCCTGGCCGAGCCCGCTCAGCGCCGGCATGCGCTCGGTCGTGTCCCCGGCCGACCGCACCCTCGGCGGCGCCGACCGCGACCGGCCGGCCGCGGCGGCCCTGCTCGTCGGCTCGTGGCTCCTGGCCCTCGGCCTCCACCGCCGCCCGCCGCCGCTGACCCACCAGCTCCGGGCCGCGGGCCATCACCTCTCGAGCACCCGCTCCGTCTCCGCGTCGGGCACCGGGCAGCCCGACGCCCTGCACCATCGCCCCACCTCCGCGCCGGCGGCGACCTCGGGCCCGCTCCTCGACGAGCGCGGTCGCCGGCTCCTGCTGGCCACGGCCGAGGCGATCGACCGGGTCGGCTACGAGAACGTGTCCGTGAACGCCATCGCCCGGCGCGCCGGCACGTCCACCGGGGCGCTGTACAACCGCTTCTCCGGCAAGGCCGGCCTGCTCGCCGCCTGCCTGTCGGCGCCGAGCCCCGTCGGGTCCGAGCGGTGGGGGCCGCAGGTCGAGGCCCTCCGCCTCGGCCCCTCGCTCGACCCCGAGGTCACCACGGCCGTCGACGCCGTGATCGGGCGGCCGCTGCGGGCCCGGGCCCGGGCCCTGGGGGCGATGCGTCGAGACGACCCCACGGCGTTCCCCGCCGACATCCGACCCGCAGCCGCGGCCTGGGTGGCCGTGGCCCTCCCCCTCGGGCGCTGGGTCGTACAACGGGTTCTCGTCCCACCCGTCGCCTCGCCCCCGGTGCGTTCGTGA
- a CDS encoding amidase has translation MDELAQMDAWGQADLVRRGEVTPSELVDAAIARIEAVDPALNAVIHRRFDAARAEAAGPLPDGPLRGVPFLVKDLDLHIAGEPLHCGTRFLADAGSTSATDDTLTERFRAAGLVILGRTNTPEFGTTITTEPVAAGPTRNPWNTEHSTGGSSGGSGAAVASMMVPAAHASDGGGSIRIPASECGLVGLKPTRGRTPLGPRYAEHWNGAVINGVVTRSVRDTALFLDVMSGPAPGDPFVTPPPARPYVQQVGADPGIVRIGLLDRPAQSDVVADPVVGETLRAVGGLLENLGHRVEASHPEAMGDPDFSRHFITIMAANLRADLDEWETTLGRTIGGDELEPANAMFAAIGGATSAADHLAATRWQHRWARRMAEWWDGGFDLLCCPVINGTPPPLGWLSDPEKGLDRVTELMQYTAQFNVTGQPAISLPLAWTDDGLPIGIQLVAAFGREDLLVRVASELQGAQDWTLRLPPVHA, from the coding sequence GTGGACGAGCTGGCACAGATGGACGCGTGGGGTCAGGCCGACCTGGTCAGGAGGGGCGAGGTCACGCCGAGCGAGCTGGTCGACGCCGCCATCGCCCGCATCGAGGCGGTCGACCCGGCCCTCAACGCGGTCATCCACCGACGCTTCGACGCAGCCCGGGCCGAGGCGGCCGGCCCGCTCCCCGACGGACCGCTGCGCGGGGTGCCCTTCCTGGTCAAGGACCTCGACCTGCACATCGCCGGCGAGCCGCTGCACTGCGGGACCCGCTTCCTCGCCGACGCCGGCTCCACCAGCGCCACCGACGACACGCTGACCGAGCGCTTCCGGGCGGCCGGGCTCGTGATCCTCGGCCGCACCAACACCCCCGAGTTCGGCACCACCATCACCACCGAACCAGTGGCCGCCGGGCCCACCCGCAACCCATGGAACACCGAGCACTCCACCGGGGGCTCGTCGGGAGGGAGCGGCGCGGCGGTGGCCTCGATGATGGTGCCGGCCGCCCACGCCAGCGACGGGGGCGGATCCATCCGCATCCCGGCCAGCGAGTGCGGCCTCGTCGGCCTCAAGCCGACCCGAGGTCGCACCCCCCTCGGACCTCGCTACGCCGAGCACTGGAACGGTGCCGTCATCAACGGCGTCGTCACCCGCAGCGTGCGGGACACCGCGCTGTTCCTCGACGTCATGAGCGGCCCGGCCCCGGGCGACCCCTTCGTGACCCCACCTCCCGCCCGCCCCTACGTCCAGCAGGTCGGGGCCGATCCCGGCATCGTGCGCATCGGCCTGCTCGACCGTCCGGCGCAGTCCGACGTGGTCGCCGATCCTGTGGTCGGCGAGACCCTCCGCGCCGTCGGGGGCCTCCTCGAGAACCTCGGCCACCGGGTCGAGGCGAGCCACCCCGAGGCCATGGGCGACCCGGACTTCTCCCGGCACTTCATCACCATCATGGCGGCGAACCTGCGAGCCGACCTCGACGAGTGGGAGACCACCCTCGGACGCACCATCGGCGGCGACGAGCTGGAGCCGGCCAACGCCATGTTCGCGGCGATCGGCGGGGCCACCAGCGCCGCCGACCACCTGGCCGCCACCCGCTGGCAGCACCGGTGGGCCCGCCGCATGGCCGAGTGGTGGGACGGCGGGTTCGACCTGTTGTGCTGCCCCGTCATCAACGGCACCCCTCCCCCGCTGGGATGGCTGTCGGATCCCGAGAAGGGCCTCGACCGGGTCACCGAGCTCATGCAGTACACCGCGCAGTTCAACGTGACCGGCCAACCCGCCATCTCGCTGCCGCTGGCCTGGACCGACGACGGCCTGCCCATCGGGATCCAGCTGGTGGCGGCCTTCGGCCGCGAGGACCTGCTGGTGCGCGTCGCATCGGAGTTGCAGGGGGCCCAGGACTGGACCCTCCGCCTCCCACCGGTGCACGCCTGA
- a CDS encoding threonine aldolase family protein, producing the protein MNAGSLSMPPAPQCSFASDNAAGVLPEVLDAMVAANEGCALAYGEDPWTTRAESALADLFGGAAAVALCWGGTGANVVGLACLLGPGEAVICAEEAHIAVDEGGAPERFTGSKLLTVPTPDGKLRPDDVLAVLYALGNQHHAQPGVVSITQSTERGTLYRPDEIAAVAEVAHDHGLHVHLDGARIANAAAALDGDLRSFTTDAGVDVVSFGGTKNGLMYGDAVVVLEPAVARVLPFVRKQTTQLASKMRFLGAQFEALLADDLWLRTAGHANAMARRLADRLDGVQGVQVTGTPDVNATFVQLPSAAAVAELQAWSFVWEWEPARHEIRAMTSFATTIDDVDRFAAGIAAVAAQHG; encoded by the coding sequence GTGAACGCCGGCTCGCTGTCGATGCCGCCGGCCCCGCAGTGCTCGTTCGCCAGCGACAACGCCGCAGGGGTCCTGCCCGAGGTCCTCGACGCCATGGTGGCGGCCAACGAGGGGTGCGCCCTCGCCTACGGCGAGGACCCCTGGACGACCCGGGCGGAGTCGGCGCTGGCCGACCTCTTCGGGGGCGCGGCCGCCGTGGCGCTGTGCTGGGGAGGGACCGGGGCCAACGTCGTGGGGTTGGCCTGCCTGTTGGGGCCCGGCGAGGCGGTGATCTGCGCCGAAGAGGCCCACATCGCCGTCGACGAGGGCGGCGCCCCGGAGCGCTTCACTGGCTCGAAGCTGCTCACGGTGCCCACGCCCGACGGCAAGCTCCGCCCCGACGACGTGCTCGCCGTGCTGTACGCGCTCGGCAACCAGCACCACGCCCAGCCCGGCGTCGTGTCGATCACCCAGTCCACCGAGCGAGGCACCCTCTACCGGCCCGACGAGATCGCCGCGGTGGCCGAGGTGGCCCACGACCACGGCCTGCACGTGCACCTCGACGGGGCCCGGATCGCCAACGCCGCCGCCGCGCTCGACGGGGATCTGCGCTCGTTCACCACCGATGCCGGGGTCGACGTGGTCAGCTTCGGCGGCACCAAGAACGGCCTGATGTACGGCGACGCCGTCGTGGTGCTCGAGCCGGCGGTGGCCCGGGTGCTGCCCTTCGTGCGCAAGCAGACCACTCAGTTGGCCTCCAAGATGCGCTTCCTCGGCGCCCAGTTCGAGGCCCTGCTGGCCGACGACCTCTGGTTGCGCACCGCGGGGCACGCCAACGCCATGGCCCGGCGCCTGGCCGACCGTCTCGACGGGGTCCAGGGGGTCCAGGTGACCGGCACGCCGGACGTGAACGCCACGTTCGTGCAGCTGCCGTCGGCGGCCGCGGTGGCCGAGCTGCAGGCGTGGTCGTTCGTGTGGGAGTGGGAACCGGCCCGTCACGAGATCCGCGCCATGACCAGCTTCGCCACCACCATCGACGACGTCGACCGCTTCGCCGCCGGCATCGCGGCGGTGGCGGCGCAGCACGGCTGA
- a CDS encoding acetyl-CoA hydrolase/transferase family protein — protein MNEALRRTRCSDPSAIVEHLGAHTDVIVPLANGEPDTVMTAVDAAGPDLEGVRVHQMHSLHDRPYLHGVYPGLRHVAYFLSEITRPAFHEGGLDFTPVHFSEMPHILSYVTRAPIIAAAASPPDRHGYFSLGTNADYVARFIGKAPFFLEANPHMPRTRGENTIHVSQVAGWVEADYPLAESPSPRVSEKDRIIGELIAERVPDGATIQVGIGSIPAAALSALGNHRDLGVHTELLSDAIAELFMAGVITGTGKTTRPGKMVTTFALGTRAFYDFIDDNAAAEFLPVDWVNDPRVIGRERAFVSINATVEVDVMGQANSEMIRGRMWSGSGGQADFAKGAMFSPHGMGFLALHSTTRDESVSRIKVRLGEGAVITTHKNTIDNVVTEYGVAELHGQPVSVRAERLIAIAHPKFRDELSAEARTLGYLR, from the coding sequence GTGAACGAAGCCCTCCGCCGCACCCGCTGCTCGGACCCCTCGGCGATCGTCGAGCACCTCGGTGCCCACACCGACGTCATCGTGCCGCTCGCCAACGGCGAACCCGACACCGTGATGACCGCAGTCGATGCCGCCGGCCCCGACCTCGAGGGAGTGCGGGTGCACCAGATGCACTCCTTGCACGATCGCCCCTACCTCCACGGCGTCTATCCCGGCCTGCGCCACGTGGCCTACTTCCTCTCCGAGATCACGCGGCCCGCCTTCCACGAAGGGGGTTTGGACTTCACGCCGGTCCACTTCTCGGAGATGCCGCACATCCTGAGCTACGTCACGCGAGCGCCCATCATCGCCGCCGCCGCCTCTCCGCCCGATCGCCACGGGTACTTCTCGCTCGGCACCAATGCCGACTACGTGGCCCGCTTCATCGGCAAGGCCCCGTTCTTCCTCGAGGCCAACCCCCACATGCCGCGCACCCGCGGCGAGAACACCATCCACGTCTCGCAGGTCGCCGGTTGGGTGGAGGCCGACTACCCCCTGGCCGAGAGCCCGTCACCCCGGGTCAGCGAGAAGGACCGCATCATCGGTGAGCTCATCGCCGAGCGGGTCCCCGACGGGGCCACCATCCAGGTCGGCATCGGCTCCATCCCGGCCGCGGCGTTGAGCGCCCTCGGCAACCACCGCGACCTCGGGGTGCACACCGAGCTGCTCTCCGACGCCATCGCCGAGCTGTTCATGGCCGGTGTCATCACCGGCACCGGCAAGACCACCCGCCCGGGCAAGATGGTCACCACCTTCGCCCTGGGCACCCGGGCGTTCTACGACTTCATCGACGACAACGCGGCCGCCGAGTTCCTCCCCGTCGACTGGGTCAACGATCCTCGGGTGATCGGACGTGAGCGGGCCTTCGTGTCGATCAACGCCACCGTGGAGGTGGACGTGATGGGACAGGCCAACTCCGAGATGATCCGCGGGCGCATGTGGTCGGGGTCGGGGGGGCAGGCCGACTTCGCCAAGGGGGCGATGTTCTCCCCTCACGGCATGGGTTTCCTGGCGTTGCATTCCACCACCAGGGACGAGTCGGTGAGCAGGATCAAGGTCCGCCTCGGCGAGGGGGCGGTCATCACCACCCACAAGAACACGATCGACAACGTCGTCACCGAGTACGGGGTGGCCGAGCTGCACGGTCAACCGGTCTCGGTGCGAGCAGAGCGCCTCATCGCCATCGCCCACCCGAAGTTCCGCGACGAGCTGTCGGCCGAGGCCCGCACGCTGGGCTACCTCAGGTGA